A stretch of the Salinigranum rubrum genome encodes the following:
- a CDS encoding heavy metal translocating P-type ATPase, whose protein sequence is MFRRRFWVSLVLSVPVIFFSEFIQDVFGYTAPTFPGSAWITPVLAVIVFGYGGVPFLSMARTELENREPGMMMLISLAITVAFVYSIGSLFLPGTTPFFWELVTLIDIMLLGHWMEMRSVRQASGALDELAKLMPDIAERVTESGDTEEVPVSELGEDDVVLVRPGASVPADGEVVEGESSVDESMITGESRSVDKEPGSEVVAGTVNQDGSLRVRVTKTGDETTLAGIMRLVDEAQQSKSRTQLLADRAAGWLFYVALGVAAITAVAWVVAVGFNITVLERVVTVLVIACPHALGLAVPLVVAINTSTAAQNGMLIRDRIAMEEARNLDTVMFDKTGTLTKGEQGVVGVETAGDWDEQRAFEVAAGVEGDSEHMIARAIRNAAAERDIQRAKVSSFENLRGLGVRATVELEPRSGSEQASGERSDPRDGETVHLGGPNLIEKLGIDRPDNITVFAEEAGSNAETVIYLIHDESEVVAAFALADVIREESRQAIEALHGMGIEVAMLTGDSEDVAKAVSEELGIDQYFAEVLPEEKDTKVEQLQSEGKLVAMVGDGVNDAPALTRADVGIAIGSGTDVAIESGDIILVDNNPLDVVRLIKLSKASYRKMQENLVWATGYNVFALPLAAGILAPIGILLSPAIGAVFMSLSTIIVAINARRLRGVDLSA, encoded by the coding sequence ATGTTCCGCCGGCGGTTCTGGGTGTCGCTCGTCCTCTCGGTGCCAGTCATCTTCTTCAGCGAGTTCATCCAGGATGTCTTCGGGTACACGGCACCGACATTCCCTGGCAGCGCTTGGATCACGCCCGTTCTCGCGGTGATCGTCTTCGGATATGGTGGGGTGCCATTCCTCTCGATGGCCCGGACGGAACTCGAGAACCGTGAGCCGGGGATGATGATGCTCATCTCGCTCGCCATCACCGTCGCGTTCGTCTACTCGATCGGGAGTCTGTTCCTCCCGGGGACGACGCCCTTTTTCTGGGAACTCGTCACGCTGATCGACATCATGCTGCTGGGCCATTGGATGGAGATGCGGTCGGTCCGGCAGGCGTCCGGGGCGCTCGACGAGCTGGCGAAGCTCATGCCCGACATCGCCGAGCGCGTCACCGAGAGTGGGGACACGGAAGAGGTTCCTGTCTCCGAACTCGGCGAGGACGACGTCGTTCTCGTCCGTCCGGGTGCGAGTGTACCTGCGGATGGGGAAGTCGTCGAGGGGGAGTCCTCGGTCGACGAATCGATGATCACCGGCGAGTCTCGTTCTGTCGACAAGGAACCCGGGTCAGAAGTCGTCGCTGGTACGGTCAACCAGGACGGCAGCCTCCGCGTTCGCGTCACGAAGACCGGTGACGAGACGACGCTGGCAGGCATTATGCGACTGGTCGACGAGGCCCAGCAGTCCAAATCCCGCACGCAACTGCTGGCCGACCGGGCAGCTGGCTGGCTGTTCTACGTCGCACTCGGCGTCGCGGCGATTACGGCCGTTGCGTGGGTCGTCGCGGTCGGGTTCAACATCACCGTCCTCGAGCGCGTCGTGACAGTCCTCGTTATCGCGTGTCCACACGCCCTCGGCTTGGCCGTCCCGCTCGTGGTGGCAATCAACACCTCCACGGCTGCCCAGAACGGGATGCTCATCCGCGACCGTATCGCCATGGAGGAGGCCCGGAACCTCGATACGGTGATGTTCGACAAGACCGGGACGCTCACGAAGGGCGAGCAGGGCGTCGTCGGCGTCGAGACGGCAGGCGACTGGGACGAACAGCGGGCGTTCGAGGTCGCGGCGGGCGTCGAAGGTGATTCCGAACACATGATCGCTCGCGCTATCCGGAACGCCGCCGCCGAACGTGACATTCAACGGGCGAAGGTCTCGAGCTTCGAAAACCTCCGTGGCCTCGGCGTCAGAGCCACCGTCGAGTTGGAGCCGCGAAGCGGCTCCGAACAGGCGAGCGGGGAGCGCAGCGACCCGCGAGACGGCGAGACGGTCCACCTGGGTGGCCCCAACCTAATCGAGAAACTCGGCATCGACCGACCCGACAACATCACCGTCTTCGCCGAGGAAGCCGGATCGAACGCAGAGACAGTTATCTATCTGATTCACGACGAATCCGAGGTCGTCGCGGCGTTCGCGCTGGCCGACGTCATTCGGGAAGAGAGCAGACAGGCCATCGAGGCACTGCACGGGATGGGCATCGAGGTGGCGATGCTTACGGGGGACAGCGAAGACGTCGCGAAGGCCGTCTCTGAAGAACTCGGCATCGACCAGTACTTCGCTGAGGTGCTCCCGGAGGAGAAAGACACGAAGGTCGAACAGCTCCAGTCCGAGGGGAAACTGGTCGCGATGGTTGGCGACGGCGTCAATGACGCGCCAGCGCTCACCAGAGCTGACGTGGGCATCGCCATCGGCTCGGGAACCGACGTCGCCATCGAGTCGGGTGACATCATCCTCGTCGACAACAATCCCCTCGACGTGGTCCGTCTCATCAAGCTCTCGAAGGCGAGCTACCGGAAGATGCAGGAGAATCTCGTCTGGGCGACCGGCTACAACGTGTTCGCGCTGCCTCTCGCTGCGGGAATCCTCGCACCCATCGGGATTCTGCTGTCGCCGGCCATCGGTGCCGTGTTTATGTCGCTGTCGACGATCATCGTCGCAATCAACGCCCGCCGACTCCGGGGAGTCGACCTCTCGGCATGA
- a CDS encoding AsnC family transcriptional regulator gives MRDLDETDLEILQLLLSNARRPYSDIADAVGLSAPAVSDRVARLQERGIINRFTLDVDRSQLRKGIPVLLTLDIASDSPGVASIKDVLLDEGAVEHVFTTAEADLVVYARVPDNDVSSWLDDTLEDGAIADFGVTLLAGADWSPDLGGTEFALTCAQCGNTVDSEGTATRIDGELYQFCCPSCESRFEEKYEQLQQGAD, from the coding sequence ATGCGCGATCTCGACGAAACCGATCTGGAAATCCTCCAGCTCCTGCTGTCGAACGCTCGTCGACCATACAGTGATATCGCGGACGCCGTCGGTCTCTCGGCACCGGCCGTGTCGGATCGGGTGGCGAGACTGCAGGAGAGGGGCATCATCAACCGATTCACGCTCGATGTCGACCGCTCGCAACTCCGGAAGGGGATTCCTGTGTTGCTGACGCTGGATATCGCCTCGGACAGTCCGGGAGTCGCGTCGATCAAAGATGTCCTGCTCGACGAGGGCGCGGTCGAACACGTATTCACCACCGCTGAAGCCGATCTGGTCGTCTATGCACGCGTTCCGGACAATGACGTTTCGAGCTGGCTCGACGACACGCTCGAAGACGGCGCAATCGCAGATTTCGGAGTGACGCTTCTAGCAGGCGCTGATTGGTCGCCCGATCTCGGCGGGACGGAGTTCGCCCTCACCTGTGCACAGTGTGGGAATACAGTCGATAGCGAGGGTACAGCGACCCGCATCGACGGGGAGTTGTACCAGTTCTGTTGTCCCTCGTGTGAATCCCGGTTCGAGGAGAAATACGAGCAGCTTCAGCAAGGGGCCGATTGA
- a CDS encoding DUF7123 family protein codes for MSSISRRTVHAYLVETADTEPTYLRARDIASDLDGSPKAVAQYLSQLQDDLTDVSLEQWGRSKSITWRVEVNES; via the coding sequence ATGTCATCTATTTCCCGCCGCACGGTGCACGCGTACCTCGTTGAGACGGCCGATACCGAGCCCACGTATCTTCGGGCTCGGGATATCGCTAGCGATCTCGATGGATCGCCGAAAGCCGTCGCACAGTATCTGAGTCAACTCCAAGACGACCTCACCGACGTGTCGCTCGAACAGTGGGGGCGCTCGAAAAGTATCACGTGGCGAGTAGAGGTGAACGAGTCGTGA
- a CDS encoding ABC1 kinase family protein yields MVRFSLRLFRILGKLVPFVILFLRDRRRFLFFGRSRSISREAHEQRARKLRDVMLALGPTFVKIGQVLSTRPDVVPQVYAEEFVTLQDAVPTGPYREMIPALADDVGYHSYDDFDPEPIAGGSLAQVYRATYQGDHVVVKVRRPGVKDLIETDLRIIRRLIPLVMLLAPERLQFSLRNMADDFERIILEELDFEREARMMAEIRANFERDGNEPVVIPRVYHDVSSGRVLTMAYVKGTKVTDVDELEADGHDPSEVARNVANAYFTMGLEHGVYHGDPHPGNLAVDEEGRIVFYDFGMSGRFTPAMQNSVVNLYLAAVNRNVDGIIDELVALGALDPDADRAAVGHVLELVIEDLEGSETVNWQQIISEVTGMLHEFPFRIPPDIMLVLRVGSISEGVLRQLDPEFDFLAAAQTFLREHGFMERAARMKLEEMRGELEASLWALLRLPTKLERELDARAEERTQAIVRRQQQDSLSLGYALLAASSLIGTALLAAVDLTYALIGLGVALVFIILFLTSSGRLSR; encoded by the coding sequence ATGGTTCGATTTTCTCTTCGACTCTTCCGGATTCTGGGCAAACTCGTTCCGTTTGTGATTCTCTTCCTCCGCGACCGGCGTCGGTTTTTGTTCTTCGGACGCTCCCGTTCGATCTCTCGTGAGGCGCACGAACAGCGGGCTCGCAAGCTTCGCGACGTAATGCTTGCCCTCGGGCCGACGTTCGTGAAAATCGGACAGGTCCTCTCGACTCGCCCCGATGTCGTCCCACAGGTGTATGCCGAGGAGTTCGTCACGCTCCAGGATGCGGTTCCGACAGGCCCGTACCGCGAGATGATCCCCGCGCTTGCAGATGATGTCGGCTATCACTCCTACGATGACTTCGATCCGGAACCGATTGCAGGTGGGTCACTGGCGCAGGTCTACCGAGCGACGTATCAGGGCGACCACGTCGTCGTGAAGGTTCGACGACCTGGCGTCAAAGACCTCATCGAAACTGATCTTCGCATCATCCGCCGACTCATCCCGCTGGTGATGCTGCTTGCCCCGGAACGCCTCCAGTTTTCGCTCCGAAACATGGCTGACGACTTCGAGCGCATCATTCTGGAGGAACTCGACTTCGAGCGGGAAGCCCGAATGATGGCGGAGATCCGGGCAAACTTCGAACGCGACGGCAACGAGCCGGTCGTCATCCCACGTGTCTACCACGATGTTTCCTCGGGACGTGTGCTCACTATGGCCTACGTTAAGGGGACGAAGGTCACCGATGTCGACGAACTCGAAGCCGATGGACACGACCCGAGCGAGGTCGCCCGAAACGTGGCGAACGCGTACTTCACGATGGGGCTCGAACACGGTGTGTACCACGGGGATCCCCATCCCGGCAACCTCGCCGTCGACGAGGAGGGACGTATCGTTTTCTACGATTTCGGGATGAGTGGTCGATTCACGCCGGCGATGCAGAACAGCGTCGTGAATCTCTATCTCGCTGCTGTCAATCGAAACGTGGATGGAATCATTGACGAACTCGTCGCTCTCGGTGCGCTCGATCCTGACGCTGATCGAGCCGCCGTTGGGCACGTCCTCGAGTTAGTCATCGAGGACTTGGAGGGCAGCGAGACGGTGAACTGGCAGCAGATCATCAGCGAAGTGACCGGGATGCTCCACGAATTTCCGTTCCGTATTCCGCCCGACATCATGCTCGTCCTCCGGGTGGGTTCGATCAGCGAAGGGGTCCTCAGACAGCTCGATCCGGAGTTCGATTTCCTCGCTGCGGCACAGACATTCCTCCGCGAACATGGGTTCATGGAACGAGCAGCCCGGATGAAACTTGAGGAGATGCGGGGTGAACTTGAGGCGTCGCTCTGGGCACTACTCCGCCTGCCAACGAAGCTCGAACGAGAGCTGGATGCACGGGCGGAAGAGCGAACCCAAGCCATCGTTCGCAGGCAGCAACAGGATTCCCTGTCGCTCGGCTATGCGTTACTCGCTGCGTCGTCACTTATCGGAACGGCGCTGCTTGCTGCTGTCGACCTCACCTATGCGCTGATTGGTCTGGGAGTCGCCCTCGTCTTCATCATCCTGTTCCTGACCTCGTCTGGTCGTCTGTCTCGATAA
- a CDS encoding YHS domain-containing protein, translating into MPIDPVCGMELSPSDAVATVQHGRTTYYFCSEECQQRFEEQPTIYTE; encoded by the coding sequence ATGCCGATTGATCCGGTCTGTGGGATGGAACTCTCGCCTAGCGACGCCGTCGCTACTGTCCAGCACGGTAGGACGACGTACTATTTCTGTAGCGAAGAGTGTCAGCAACGGTTTGAAGAACAGCCAACAATATACACGGAGTAA
- a CDS encoding saccharopine dehydrogenase family protein, whose translation MTTLIVGGYGSVGRTIAEELATAPDDPSAVIIAGRDGIKANAVAGEFGDHVSGVEFDFQETDSYTRVLEDLDQVVMCVDQSGTAFVEACLERGIDYIDITASDEFFRKVEQLDDVARDNGATAILSVGLAPGITNLLAKRMADQLSTVSEIRIGVLLGLGEAFGPAASRWTLERIGREFEVPRAGHSESVRGFSNPESVEFPRYGRRRAYSFDFADQHVLHRTLDVPARTYLCFDSRAVTSAAYGLSQLGLYRPAVEAIGLDRLTELVSTLSVGGDGFAVTVEVDGQQHSTAKTLTTAVDGREQSRVTGIVAATVSLATRDTTLSDGVHHVHEVLEPEPVLDALREHGYRLTNSEQIREAGTLVR comes from the coding sequence ATGACGACGCTGATCGTCGGAGGCTACGGATCTGTCGGTCGCACGATAGCGGAAGAACTGGCCACTGCGCCTGACGATCCAAGCGCAGTGATTATCGCTGGTCGCGACGGGATCAAAGCGAACGCCGTCGCTGGTGAGTTCGGAGACCACGTCTCTGGTGTCGAGTTCGACTTCCAGGAGACGGATTCGTACACCCGTGTCCTCGAAGATCTGGACCAAGTCGTAATGTGCGTGGATCAGTCGGGGACAGCGTTCGTCGAGGCGTGTCTCGAACGGGGAATCGACTATATCGACATCACAGCCTCCGACGAGTTCTTCCGCAAGGTCGAACAACTCGACGATGTCGCGCGAGACAATGGTGCGACAGCGATACTGAGCGTCGGACTCGCACCAGGCATCACGAACCTGCTCGCGAAACGCATGGCTGACCAGCTGTCGACGGTCTCAGAGATCCGGATTGGCGTGCTCCTCGGCCTCGGGGAAGCGTTCGGTCCCGCGGCAAGTCGATGGACGCTCGAACGAATCGGTCGAGAGTTCGAGGTCCCCAGAGCGGGACACTCCGAATCTGTCCGTGGCTTTTCGAATCCAGAGTCGGTCGAGTTCCCTCGGTATGGCCGGCGGCGGGCCTACAGCTTCGACTTCGCGGATCAGCACGTCCTCCACCGAACGCTCGACGTGCCAGCCAGAACGTACCTGTGTTTCGACTCCCGAGCCGTCACCTCGGCTGCCTATGGGCTCTCACAGCTCGGGTTGTACCGACCAGCCGTCGAGGCGATTGGGCTCGACCGATTAACGGAACTCGTCTCGACACTCTCGGTCGGCGGGGACGGCTTTGCCGTGACGGTCGAGGTCGATGGGCAGCAGCATTCGACCGCGAAGACGCTGACGACGGCAGTCGACGGACGAGAACAGAGTCGAGTGACGGGTATCGTGGCGGCAACTGTGTCGTTGGCTACCCGGGATACGACGCTCTCTGATGGGGTTCACCACGTCCACGAGGTTCTCGAACCCGAGCCGGTTCTCGATGCCTTGCGAGAACATGGGTATCGTCTCACGAACAGCGAACAGATCCGGGAAGCGGGCACTCTCGTACGTTGA
- a CDS encoding CopZ family metallochaperone, whose product MSTTITVEGMTCGHCEQTVEEALREVSGVTDVAVDREAEQASVDGDADVTALVQAVEDAGYTAHA is encoded by the coding sequence ATGTCGACGACCATCACCGTCGAGGGAATGACTTGCGGCCACTGCGAACAGACTGTCGAAGAAGCACTTCGAGAGGTAAGCGGTGTGACCGACGTGGCCGTTGACCGAGAAGCCGAACAGGCGAGCGTCGATGGCGACGCCGACGTCACGGCACTCGTTCAAGCCGTCGAGGACGCTGGATACACCGCCCACGCCTGA
- a CDS encoding TATA-box-binding protein, with the protein MTDPKETIEIENVVASTDIEQELDLDQVGEDLSGAEFNPEHFPGLVYRTQDPKAAALIFRSGKIVCTGANSEQAVRDALDIVFEELRALGIAIAETPAIEVQNIVASVDLDHRLNLNAIAIGLGLEHIEYEPEQFPGLVYRLDEPSVVALLFGSGKAVITGGQHPKEIDQATDTVVTRLDDLGLLE; encoded by the coding sequence ATGACTGATCCGAAGGAGACGATTGAGATCGAAAACGTGGTCGCCTCGACGGATATCGAGCAGGAACTCGATCTCGACCAGGTCGGGGAGGACCTCTCCGGTGCCGAGTTCAATCCGGAGCACTTCCCGGGGCTCGTATATCGCACGCAGGACCCGAAGGCCGCGGCGCTCATTTTCCGGTCGGGGAAGATCGTCTGTACCGGGGCGAATAGTGAGCAGGCGGTCAGAGACGCACTCGACATCGTATTCGAGGAATTGCGCGCCCTCGGGATTGCTATCGCGGAGACGCCGGCGATCGAAGTCCAGAACATCGTCGCAAGCGTCGATCTCGATCATCGGCTCAACCTCAACGCCATCGCCATCGGACTCGGGCTCGAACATATCGAGTACGAACCCGAGCAATTTCCCGGGTTGGTGTATCGGCTCGACGAGCCGTCAGTCGTCGCGCTGCTGTTCGGTAGTGGCAAAGCGGTGATCACCGGCGGCCAACACCCCAAAGAGATCGACCAGGCGACTGACACAGTCGTGACTCGACTCGATGACCTCGGCCTGCTCGAGTAA
- a CDS encoding DUF1931 family protein: MSDLIVKAAVKEGLDGQNVAADFYDALDEEVAELLEDAARRAAANDRKTVQPRDL, from the coding sequence ATGTCTGACCTGATCGTCAAAGCGGCCGTCAAAGAGGGACTCGATGGACAGAACGTTGCAGCGGACTTCTACGACGCACTGGACGAAGAAGTTGCAGAACTCCTTGAGGACGCCGCTCGTCGTGCCGCCGCCAACGACCGGAAGACGGTCCAGCCCCGCGACCTGTAA
- a CDS encoding S1 family peptidase, whose protein sequence is MESQFERLPAATLQISCGESTPLGDGTGFHFHSEDLVVTNAHVVEPAVHGSVPVFAHTESGEEAELSLRTYSPPANAGGHDYAILELQGDLGDDRLTLHPHTTGVTRGDEVLFAGYPHGIGDLLVHHARVSGHGDAGFYMDGSVNGGNSGGPIIDAETGAVVGLVTYKRYVEPDDLRRVIRELREVRDEAADRTGFIHERGADMQNQTRVLAETSELLEQVLKHNANSGIGIGKPIHHASQAIDELSD, encoded by the coding sequence ATGGAATCCCAGTTTGAGCGACTTCCTGCGGCAACCCTCCAGATCTCGTGCGGCGAGTCGACGCCTCTCGGTGATGGAACGGGGTTCCACTTCCACAGCGAGGACCTCGTCGTGACGAATGCACACGTTGTCGAGCCAGCAGTACACGGCTCCGTTCCCGTTTTCGCGCACACGGAATCCGGTGAAGAAGCGGAGTTATCTCTCCGTACGTACTCTCCGCCAGCGAACGCGGGCGGGCACGACTACGCGATTCTCGAACTCCAAGGGGATCTAGGCGACGACAGACTCACGCTTCACCCCCACACCACAGGTGTGACCCGAGGCGACGAGGTGCTCTTTGCCGGCTATCCGCATGGTATCGGCGATTTACTCGTGCATCACGCCCGCGTGTCCGGGCACGGTGATGCCGGGTTCTACATGGATGGGTCTGTCAACGGCGGGAACTCCGGCGGGCCGATCATCGATGCCGAAACCGGAGCAGTTGTTGGACTCGTCACGTACAAGCGGTACGTCGAACCCGACGACCTCCGCAGAGTCATTCGAGAACTTCGAGAGGTACGGGACGAAGCAGCGGACCGAACCGGATTTATTCACGAGCGGGGCGCCGACATGCAGAATCAAACCCGCGTGTTAGCCGAAACGTCGGAACTCCTCGAACAGGTACTGAAACACAATGCGAACTCGGGGATTGGTATCGGGAAACCAATCCATCACGCATCTCAGGCTATCGACGAGCTGAGCGACTGA
- a CDS encoding IS6 family transposase, translated as MKTNLPELTEVLDEIEFFERERTDRHLVELAILLYNFGVSFRKVACVLGWIGVERSDVAVWKWVQKFGQRLGEAGRRPAADLPAVLLIDETVITQRGQEFTLFAAVDPETRHLIHASVAPSRNYLTTRRFLVEIAELYGRAPPIVVTDGASYGPVFTRMGVTRIIRRHSVRNRIERWIQELKRRIDTFYASFTGNDVVTTNNWLRQFAWVWNVCLS; from the coding sequence ATGAAAACCAACCTCCCCGAACTAACCGAAGTCTTAGACGAGATTGAATTTTTCGAGCGAGAGCGGACGGATCGCCACCTCGTCGAGCTGGCGATCCTGCTGTACAATTTCGGGGTGAGCTTCCGGAAGGTTGCGTGCGTTCTCGGATGGATCGGCGTCGAACGGTCGGACGTGGCGGTGTGGAAGTGGGTCCAGAAGTTCGGTCAACGACTCGGAGAGGCTGGTCGGCGGCCGGCCGCCGACCTGCCGGCTGTGCTGTTGATCGACGAGACCGTGATCACCCAGCGTGGGCAAGAGTTCACGCTGTTTGCGGCGGTTGATCCGGAAACGCGTCACCTCATCCACGCGTCGGTCGCGCCGTCGAGAAACTACCTGACAACACGGCGATTTCTGGTCGAAATCGCCGAGTTGTATGGACGAGCGCCGCCAATCGTGGTGACAGACGGGGCCAGCTACGGCCCCGTCTTCACCAGAATGGGTGTCACCCGTATCATTCGCCGCCATAGCGTGAGAAATCGAATTGAACGCTGGATACAGGAACTCAAACGCCGCATCGACACGTTCTACGCGTCGTTCACCGGTAACGACGTTGTCACCACGAACAACTGGCTTCGGCAGTTCGCGTGGGTCTGGAACGTTTGCCTAAGTTAG
- a CDS encoding DUF7522 family protein, which yields MSRPLTRDLAGFLEERAGDYLRAVGHYTQDSYEILYLRDDIQTKYAEDQIEEIVEELRWGSFAKSNQEGLYNLGTLNCTVQCFDEGVVMQFFHDETSGALVSLDPEAASQLHRFVGECLQEIREEYPPE from the coding sequence ATGTCCCGTCCCCTCACTCGTGATCTGGCTGGCTTCCTCGAAGAGAGAGCAGGGGACTATCTGCGAGCCGTCGGCCACTACACACAGGACTCGTACGAGATACTGTATCTGCGAGACGACATCCAAACGAAATATGCTGAAGATCAGATCGAGGAGATCGTCGAGGAACTCCGATGGGGAAGCTTCGCCAAATCTAATCAAGAAGGGTTGTACAACCTCGGTACGTTGAACTGTACGGTCCAGTGTTTTGATGAGGGCGTCGTCATGCAGTTCTTCCACGACGAGACATCGGGCGCACTCGTCAGCCTCGATCCCGAGGCAGCGAGTCAACTCCATCGCTTCGTCGGCGAATGCCTCCAGGAGATTCGAGAGGAGTACCCTCCCGAGTGA
- a CDS encoding DUF7504 family protein codes for MGTTEDGHTREQPESLSEQIGSSSNALLCGPATSDVDTMVCRTLLTGPYDRESNVLHVEFTRSLDECGRVGEETVQPARMKIVKVGDMIRSVATQATSVGTQSSESLIETVHDPADLTALGVAVTRILDSWQETDQQTIVCFHSVTALLDHVDCYLAFRFLHVLTSRIETAGAVAHYHLDPTAHDDQTVTTIIQLFDTVAEFDDGDWTVRTR; via the coding sequence ATGGGAACAACGGAGGATGGACACACTAGGGAACAACCTGAATCACTTTCCGAACAGATTGGATCCTCGTCGAATGCCCTGCTCTGTGGGCCAGCAACGAGTGACGTCGACACGATGGTCTGTCGAACGCTTCTCACCGGCCCATATGACAGAGAGTCGAACGTATTGCATGTCGAGTTTACCCGGTCGCTCGACGAGTGCGGGCGGGTTGGGGAGGAGACAGTTCAACCAGCACGGATGAAGATCGTCAAAGTGGGCGACATGATACGGTCGGTGGCCACGCAAGCCACATCTGTGGGAACGCAGTCATCCGAGTCTCTCATCGAGACGGTCCACGATCCGGCTGATCTCACCGCGTTGGGGGTCGCAGTAACGCGCATCCTCGACTCGTGGCAGGAGACCGATCAGCAGACTATCGTGTGCTTTCACTCGGTGACTGCATTGCTCGACCACGTCGACTGCTATCTCGCTTTCCGGTTTCTGCACGTCCTCACGAGTCGCATCGAGACTGCAGGCGCAGTTGCGCATTATCATCTCGATCCGACAGCCCACGATGACCAGACCGTGACGACAATCATACAGTTGTTTGATACTGTCGCCGAATTCGACGACGGCGACTGGACCGTCAGAACGCGGTAG
- a CDS encoding DUF63 family protein, whose translation MSTVTRRVETVLPDTGTREWWVLFLLAPVALIGAVLLAFPTLVYDRFVWQYLWGPVVADAAGQPVTHEGIRAVSGYNAVNTVTYLAAVVYSLPGLRAYLDALNVSFDTRLAYGFAPIIVAGGAMRALEDIGLLGDYAVWFITPSIYFVVTAVTVLSLGVGALARDRDIGSVPSTVGLVGSVWAVGAVGWALWYGLSTTAPLRLWVPVATTGIALGVTALYYWGTNFVDGTQLRHPLFLLAVFGQTWDAAQNLIGVTFLGYSPKLVITNFVYQATGFSGSTFVLKLLVTGGIVWYLADAKDEMSHTWWWLMTFFIGAIGLPMGVRGSLRMMLGV comes from the coding sequence GTGAGCACCGTCACTCGGCGCGTCGAAACCGTCCTCCCCGACACCGGGACTCGGGAGTGGTGGGTGCTGTTTCTGCTTGCCCCGGTCGCCCTCATCGGTGCTGTACTCCTCGCGTTCCCGACGCTCGTCTACGACCGATTCGTCTGGCAGTACCTCTGGGGCCCGGTCGTCGCCGACGCTGCCGGCCAACCAGTCACGCACGAGGGAATACGGGCCGTCAGCGGATACAACGCCGTGAACACGGTGACCTATCTCGCGGCAGTCGTGTACAGCCTCCCCGGCCTCCGAGCGTATCTCGACGCCCTGAACGTTTCGTTCGACACTCGACTCGCGTACGGGTTCGCGCCGATCATCGTCGCCGGCGGGGCGATGCGCGCCCTCGAGGATATCGGACTGCTCGGCGACTACGCGGTGTGGTTCATCACGCCGTCGATCTACTTCGTCGTCACCGCCGTCACTGTCCTCTCACTCGGCGTCGGAGCACTCGCACGCGACCGGGATATTGGGTCCGTCCCGTCGACGGTCGGACTCGTCGGATCGGTCTGGGCTGTCGGAGCCGTCGGATGGGCACTCTGGTACGGGCTCTCAACGACGGCTCCACTCCGCCTGTGGGTGCCGGTCGCGACGACGGGGATCGCCCTCGGCGTGACCGCGCTCTACTACTGGGGGACGAACTTCGTCGACGGCACACAGCTCCGGCACCCACTCTTCCTGCTGGCCGTCTTCGGACAGACGTGGGACGCCGCACAGAATCTCATCGGCGTCACGTTCCTCGGCTATTCCCCGAAGCTGGTCATCACGAATTTCGTCTATCAAGCGACTGGCTTCTCCGGATCGACGTTCGTGCTCAAACTCCTCGTGACCGGCGGGATCGTCTGGTACCTTGCGGACGCGAAAGACGAGATGAGTCACACCTGGTGGTGGCTCATGACGTTCTTCATCGGGGCGATCGGGCTTCCGATGGGCGTCCGTGGGTCACTTCGGATGATGCTCGGAGTCTAA